One Oscillospiraceae bacterium genomic region harbors:
- a CDS encoding PTS sugar transporter subunit IIC, whose protein sequence is MQITLVQGLLIALLVFICAIDKHMETFMWFRPLVVAFFTGIILGDVQLGMQAGAVAELSYLGLLTVGGTVPPDPLFAGLMTTVLAYTTGCDVNTALGLAVPFALIGQWINTGTNTFYAGFLPKVDKCAAAGDEKGIAKVMYTGWILYAAMFALAAFLSTYALQSGISAFVAAFPAWLVHGFEVAGGLMPAVGLALLLVVMLKKENAAYLLAGFVIMVITNCQNILPIAVIAGCIAYVNFTRDTETAKLTAASAATAAQEGDFEDGI, encoded by the coding sequence ATGCAAATCACACTCGTGCAAGGTTTGCTGATTGCGCTGCTCGTTTTCATCTGCGCGATCGACAAACACATGGAAACCTTTATGTGGTTCCGCCCGCTGGTCGTAGCGTTCTTCACCGGCATCATCCTCGGTGATGTACAGCTCGGTATGCAGGCAGGTGCCGTTGCGGAGCTTTCCTACCTTGGTCTGCTGACCGTTGGCGGCACCGTGCCGCCGGATCCCCTGTTTGCCGGTCTGATGACCACCGTGCTGGCGTACACCACCGGCTGCGATGTCAACACAGCGCTGGGTCTTGCCGTTCCGTTCGCGCTGATCGGCCAGTGGATCAACACCGGCACCAACACCTTCTACGCCGGCTTCCTGCCGAAGGTTGACAAATGCGCTGCCGCCGGTGACGAAAAAGGCATTGCCAAGGTCATGTATACCGGCTGGATCCTGTATGCCGCCATGTTTGCCCTTGCCGCGTTCCTGTCCACCTACGCATTGCAGAGCGGTATTTCCGCTTTTGTGGCAGCCTTCCCGGCATGGCTTGTCCACGGCTTTGAAGTTGCCGGTGGTCTGATGCCGGCTGTCGGCCTTGCCCTGCTGCTGGTCGTTATGCTCAAGAAGGAAAACGCAGCCTATCTGCTTGCTGGTTTTGTCATCATGGTCATTACCAACTGCCAGAACATCCTGCCCATTGCTGTTATTGCGGGCTGCATCGCCTATGTCAATTTCACCCGCGATACGGAGACTGCCAAGCTGACGGCTGCATCCGCTGCAACTGCCGCCCAGGAAGGAGATTTTGAAGATGGCATCTAA
- the agaB gene encoding PTS galactosamine transporter subunit IIB translates to MPDILMTRIDNRLVHGQVGVAWTTALQGVNLIVVADDLAAADPLQQSLMAATAKSSGCGIRFFTLDKTIAVIHKASASQHIFLVVRNPQSARKLVEGGVPIDKLCIGNMHVGPGKEVTGDVHVYMDEKDKEDLRAIRAKGVDVYIQIAPGDHKLDFEK, encoded by the coding sequence ATGCCTGACATTTTGATGACAAGAATCGACAATCGCTTAGTGCACGGGCAAGTCGGTGTGGCGTGGACCACCGCCTTACAAGGTGTCAACCTTATTGTTGTGGCGGATGATTTGGCAGCTGCTGACCCGCTGCAGCAAAGCCTGATGGCTGCCACCGCGAAAAGTTCCGGCTGCGGCATCCGGTTCTTTACGCTGGACAAAACCATTGCAGTCATTCATAAGGCATCTGCCAGCCAGCACATCTTCCTGGTCGTGCGCAACCCGCAGAGTGCCCGTAAACTGGTCGAGGGCGGCGTTCCCATTGATAAGCTGTGCATCGGCAATATGCATGTCGGCCCCGGCAAGGAAGTGACCGGCGATGTGCACGTTTATATGGACGAGAAGGACAAGGAAGACCTTCGCGCCATCCGTGCCAAGGGTGTGGATGTCTACATCCAAATCGCACCCGGCGACCACAAGCTGGACTTTGAGAAGTAA
- a CDS encoding helix-turn-helix domain-containing protein: MSMHWTTASDKDFTLMRDEFGNYSHAADKTPISFQEQKKILGNRIKRLRLYREMTQEEAAEKTGINATLWRHYEYGLKMPRQENLEKIAQTLDVPMQMLFPIDTCTPEGIATLLLNMQLQFGSMEIVEVDGSVSLKFPKNEFSKNATDTLHTVKELLDKITWDDGVNLTAERFLCSRYAVPREMGAEIKEKRELWKEILDGRMDESSMPKGESWSYLEDTAGSIEEATYRLKNMALLDYITECYKNKKESQ, translated from the coding sequence ATGTCAATGCATTGGACAACTGCGAGTGATAAAGATTTTACGTTGATGCGTGATGAATTCGGAAACTACTCTCACGCCGCAGATAAGACACCGATCAGTTTTCAAGAACAGAAGAAGATTTTGGGCAACCGTATCAAACGGTTGCGCCTTTACCGAGAAATGACGCAGGAGGAAGCCGCAGAAAAGACAGGAATCAATGCGACCCTGTGGCGGCATTATGAATATGGTCTGAAAATGCCCCGGCAGGAAAATTTAGAAAAAATCGCACAAACGTTAGATGTTCCGATGCAAATGCTGTTTCCTATCGACACCTGCACCCCGGAGGGAATTGCCACATTGCTGCTGAATATGCAGCTGCAATTTGGCAGTATGGAAATCGTCGAGGTTGACGGCAGCGTCAGCTTGAAATTCCCAAAAAACGAATTCTCGAAAAACGCAACAGATACGCTCCATACAGTTAAAGAGCTGCTGGATAAAATCACTTGGGATGATGGTGTTAATTTGACAGCAGAACGCTTTCTATGCAGCCGTTATGCGGTTCCTAGAGAAATGGGCGCAGAAATTAAAGAAAAACGTGAGCTATGGAAAGAAATTTTGGACGGACGTATGGACGAAAGTTCCATGCCTAAAGGTGAAAGCTGGTCGTATCTGGAAGATACTGCAGGCTCTATAGAGGAAGCCACCTACCGCCTGAAAAATATGGCGCTGCTGGATTACATTACAGAATGTTATAAAAACAAAAAAGAAAGCCAATAA
- the deoC gene encoding deoxyribose-phosphate aldolase — protein MNPITPAELAAYFDHTQLRAYAQRKDFEKLCAEAREYGFAMVAINPAPVSLCKELLAGTSVHVGAAVGFPLGQSTPKVKKYETVDAITNGADEIDYVINITQLKEKNYDFIEHEMAGIVEECRGAGVISKVIFENCYLTEEEKRALCSIAREVRPDFIKTSTGFGTGGATFEDVALMKKCVGDEVKIKAAGGIRTLDTALRMIELGVSRIGSTASVSIIEELKHRL, from the coding sequence ATGAATCCTATTACGCCTGCCGAACTGGCAGCTTATTTTGACCACACCCAGCTGCGCGCCTATGCGCAGCGCAAGGATTTTGAAAAGCTCTGTGCAGAGGCCCGTGAGTACGGCTTTGCCATGGTGGCCATCAACCCGGCTCCGGTTTCCCTGTGCAAGGAGCTGTTGGCGGGAACATCGGTCCATGTAGGAGCAGCGGTTGGTTTCCCCTTGGGGCAGAGTACGCCCAAGGTCAAGAAATACGAAACCGTAGATGCAATCACCAATGGCGCGGATGAGATCGATTATGTTATCAACATTACGCAGCTGAAAGAAAAAAACTACGATTTTATTGAGCATGAGATGGCCGGTATTGTAGAGGAATGCCGCGGTGCAGGGGTGATCTCGAAGGTTATTTTTGAGAACTGCTACCTGACCGAGGAGGAAAAGCGCGCACTGTGCTCCATCGCGCGGGAGGTTCGCCCGGATTTCATAAAGACCTCCACGGGCTTTGGCACCGGCGGCGCAACCTTTGAGGATGTGGCGCTGATGAAAAAATGCGTTGGCGATGAGGTGAAAATCAAGGCAGCCGGCGGCATCCGCACATTGGATACCGCTTTGCGTATGATCGAGCTGGGCGTATCCCGCATCGGCTCCACAGCCAGCGTCAGCATTATAGAAGAACTGAAACATAGGTTATAA
- a CDS encoding SIS domain-containing protein: protein MSMVNFDENQIIANGAKIYDQRAKIEAIADSIVDNGFDLLLFTSSGGSQAMLDPFAFYIRHMSRLPVENVLSANLMTGDCNRITNKTVAFLTSKSGDTAETVKAANWLKEQGVRLFAAVGKENSTLESICDDTIVYSEGRPQELVFYLLIGRILYRSCSFDAYPRFADELKNLAFALAQVRKQADAKCLKYAQDYCKEPYNIWIGSGDLWPTAYSYSMCVLEESQWIRTKSVSSPEFFHGTLELLEDDVCTTLLLTEGPTRAQDERVKEFAARHTKKLTCFDTKEYALPGISDEFRPLLSPVVMAAVLQRISKNIEVITDHSLDIRRYYRKESY, encoded by the coding sequence ATGAGCATGGTAAACTTTGACGAAAACCAGATCATTGCCAACGGCGCCAAAATCTACGACCAGCGCGCCAAGATCGAGGCTATCGCCGATTCGATTGTGGATAACGGGTTTGACCTGCTGCTGTTCACCAGCAGTGGCGGTTCTCAGGCGATGCTGGATCCGTTCGCCTTCTACATCCGCCATATGTCCCGCCTGCCGGTCGAAAATGTACTGTCCGCCAACCTGATGACCGGTGACTGCAACCGCATCACCAATAAGACCGTGGCGTTCCTGACCTCGAAGTCCGGTGACACCGCCGAGACCGTAAAGGCAGCCAACTGGCTGAAAGAGCAGGGCGTGCGCCTGTTTGCCGCCGTCGGCAAGGAGAACTCCACGCTGGAATCCATCTGCGATGACACCATCGTCTACAGCGAGGGTCGCCCGCAGGAACTGGTGTTTTATCTCCTGATCGGCCGCATCCTGTACCGCAGCTGCAGCTTTGATGCCTACCCCCGCTTTGCGGATGAGCTGAAGAACCTTGCCTTTGCGCTGGCACAGGTACGCAAGCAGGCAGATGCCAAGTGCCTGAAATATGCGCAGGATTACTGCAAGGAGCCGTATAACATCTGGATCGGCAGCGGCGATCTGTGGCCCACCGCCTACAGCTACAGTATGTGCGTGCTGGAGGAAAGCCAGTGGATCCGCACCAAGAGCGTTTCCAGCCCGGAATTCTTCCATGGCACGCTGGAGCTGCTGGAGGACGATGTCTGCACCACGCTGCTGCTGACTGAGGGCCCCACCCGTGCGCAGGACGAGCGCGTAAAGGAGTTTGCCGCCCGCCATACCAAAAAGCTGACCTGCTTTGACACAAAGGAGTATGCCCTGCCCGGCATCAGCGATGAGTTCCGCCCGCTGCTCAGCCCCGTTGTCATGGCGGCCGTTCTGCAGCGCATCAGCAAGAACATTGAGGTCATCACGGATCATTCTCTGGATATCCGCCGCTATTACAGAAAAGAGAGCTATTGA
- a CDS encoding GntR family transcriptional regulator, translating into MIELNGIQLDKTSAVPLYEQLRKALLEAITSGKLSAGTKLPTEEELCAQFGISRPVARQAYNMLIEDGFVERMRGRGTFVRSPDTRGRFLNKQLSFAAEMGVLNLEHRTEVLRAEWVSYTPELFARLKLEHGERCYHLVRMRYASGKPFVLVENYVPESVFPGIDAYDFAQRSLYDVFETVYHEKIVKSRRVLMAQTANAEFANLFGVHRGSPVLYVENVVMDQNDRPIDLSKEYLDGVTQKFEFEVVNQ; encoded by the coding sequence ATGATCGAACTGAACGGAATACAGCTTGACAAAACCAGCGCAGTTCCTCTGTACGAACAGCTGCGTAAGGCATTGCTGGAGGCTATCACCAGCGGGAAGCTGTCGGCAGGGACAAAATTGCCGACGGAGGAGGAGCTGTGCGCCCAGTTCGGCATTTCGCGCCCTGTTGCACGGCAGGCTTACAATATGCTGATCGAAGACGGCTTTGTGGAACGTATGCGGGGGCGCGGCACCTTTGTGCGCAGCCCTGATACCCGCGGACGCTTTCTGAACAAGCAGCTGAGCTTTGCCGCCGAGATGGGGGTTTTGAATCTGGAGCACCGTACCGAGGTGCTGCGTGCAGAGTGGGTAAGCTATACCCCGGAGCTTTTTGCACGGCTCAAGCTCGAACACGGGGAGCGCTGCTACCATCTTGTGCGTATGCGCTACGCCAGCGGAAAGCCCTTTGTTCTCGTGGAAAACTATGTGCCGGAATCTGTGTTTCCCGGTATTGATGCCTACGACTTCGCCCAGCGCTCGCTGTACGATGTCTTTGAAACTGTCTACCACGAGAAGATCGTTAAATCGCGCCGTGTGCTGATGGCGCAGACCGCCAACGCCGAGTTTGCCAACCTGTTCGGCGTACACCGCGGTTCCCCCGTGCTGTATGTCGAAAACGTGGTCATGGACCAAAACGACCGTCCGATCGACCTCAGTAAAGAATATCTGGACGGCGTTACCCAGAAATTTGAATTTGAAGTTGTCAACCAATAA
- a CDS encoding helix-turn-helix domain-containing protein — protein sequence MNRIRTIQGAADELRKRDPGCAISAHNIRQLVLHKEIPSRKAGSKYLVALDDVERYFGLTIDENELNHGIG from the coding sequence ATGAACCGTATCCGTACCATTCAAGGCGCAGCCGATGAACTGCGCAAACGTGATCCCGGCTGTGCCATCAGCGCACACAACATCCGTCAGCTGGTGCTACACAAGGAAATTCCCAGCCGTAAAGCCGGGTCAAAGTATCTGGTGGCGCTGGACGATGTAGAACGCTATTTCGGGCTTACCATTGACGAAAACGAACTGAACCATGGCATCGGTTGA
- a CDS encoding YitT family protein, with translation MMKEKTQTLVTDQLYNLAAGFLYALSICYFAKGADFAPGGLSGLALLGNYLWGFPIGITTLVLNVPLVLLGFRFVGRAFLGKTVISMLWCTFFQDVAFADQPGYGGDPLLAALFAGITWGGALALLYMRGSSSGGTDFLTMSIKVLRPHLSVGVVTGAIDLVVILLGWPVFGSVDAVLYGLVTTAVTSLVIDKIMYGSNAGKMLTIITTKGQEIADEISRQCERGSTMVKAVGTYTGTERQMLLCVCARPQVYRIRMAAYRIDPGCMVMVTETGEVYGEGFVDPGKTASFL, from the coding sequence ATGATGAAAGAAAAAACGCAGACCCTTGTAACGGATCAGCTGTATAACCTGGCTGCGGGGTTTCTGTACGCCCTGAGCATCTGTTATTTTGCCAAGGGCGCGGACTTTGCACCCGGCGGGCTGTCGGGTCTTGCTTTGCTGGGCAACTATCTGTGGGGGTTTCCCATCGGCATCACAACGCTGGTGCTGAATGTGCCCCTGGTTCTGCTTGGTTTCCGCTTTGTGGGACGCGCCTTTCTGGGGAAAACCGTCATCAGTATGCTGTGGTGTACCTTTTTTCAGGATGTTGCCTTTGCAGACCAGCCCGGCTACGGCGGCGATCCGTTGCTGGCGGCCCTGTTTGCGGGTATCACATGGGGCGGCGCGTTGGCGCTTTTGTATATGCGGGGTTCGTCCAGCGGCGGCACCGATTTCTTGACGATGTCGATCAAAGTGCTGCGCCCGCATCTGTCGGTCGGTGTTGTGACCGGTGCGATAGACCTTGTGGTCATCCTGTTAGGTTGGCCTGTGTTTGGCTCTGTCGATGCCGTTTTGTACGGTCTTGTCACAACGGCGGTTACCTCGCTGGTTATCGACAAAATCATGTACGGCAGCAATGCCGGCAAAATGCTGACGATCATCACTACCAAGGGGCAGGAAATTGCGGACGAAATTTCCCGCCAATGCGAGCGCGGCTCAACAATGGTCAAAGCAGTGGGCACATACACCGGTACGGAGCGGCAGATGCTGCTCTGCGTCTGTGCCAGACCGCAGGTGTACCGCATCCGGATGGCGGCCTACCGCATTGACCCCGGCTGTATGGTCATGGTGACGGAAACCGGCGAGGTTTACGGCGAGGGCTTTGTTGACCCGGGCAAGACGGCGTCGTTTTTATAA
- a CDS encoding PTS sugar transporter subunit IIA — MVGVVVTGHGGFAAGMAANVKMLAGSDAELKAVDFADGMDVEVFEKQLAEAIDSYADCEAVLVLADIAGGTPYNRAAGLSMTRPKVRVISGLNSSMLMDLCMRNITGDECPDVDALAADIMQTGHENIGKFVLEVPAQPQEDEDGI, encoded by the coding sequence ATGGTAGGTGTAGTTGTGACCGGGCATGGCGGCTTTGCCGCCGGTATGGCTGCCAATGTAAAAATGCTGGCAGGCAGTGATGCGGAACTAAAGGCCGTGGATTTTGCCGATGGCATGGATGTGGAAGTGTTTGAAAAGCAGCTGGCAGAGGCAATCGACAGCTATGCAGACTGCGAGGCTGTTCTGGTGCTGGCAGACATTGCCGGCGGCACGCCGTACAACCGCGCAGCGGGACTTTCGATGACCCGCCCCAAGGTGCGCGTGATCTCCGGGCTGAACAGCAGTATGCTGATGGATCTGTGCATGCGCAACATCACCGGTGACGAATGCCCCGATGTGGATGCACTGGCTGCCGACATTATGCAGACCGGGCACGAAAACATCGGCAAATTTGTGCTGGAGGTTCCCGCCCAGCCGCAGGAGGACGAGGACGGTATCTGA
- a CDS encoding site-specific integrase, translating into MNARQIETLIQRETVHFEEECELITAHEKEEAAKAAEPKCISFEDFAAKVMEIKERTGKEKSTLARYQDMLDSRINPYLGKTPVDEITGDMLDDFYAMLLKPGQNKKTGGGLSRKTVLEHHHVISTIMEHAIRKHLIAFNPCRDATPPVADPPMPNYYQPADLTLIRQALENESVKWYTLIHVLMLYGIRRGECAGIKLSAVDLRGKTITICSCVMYDPKNGVYEKPYPKKRKPRQLPITPQMDEILRRYLKWRGEQPEWYGDLWQESGYLFTNEYGGPMNPDNITQYLNRMGDRLQKENPNFPHLNPHAFRHAVASILVANGTDIVTTAAFIGDKPATVSERYAHVIDSAKIRAGDTLSSVIFGDGNK; encoded by the coding sequence TTGAACGCGCGGCAGATCGAAACGCTGATCCAGCGCGAAACCGTCCATTTTGAGGAGGAGTGCGAGCTTATCACAGCCCATGAAAAAGAAGAAGCGGCAAAAGCCGCCGAACCGAAATGTATATCGTTCGAGGATTTTGCCGCTAAGGTTATGGAAATTAAGGAGCGCACCGGCAAGGAGAAAAGCACCCTCGCACGATATCAGGATATGCTGGATTCCCGCATCAATCCGTACTTAGGCAAGACGCCCGTGGACGAAATCACCGGCGATATGCTGGACGATTTCTACGCCATGCTGCTCAAGCCGGGGCAGAACAAGAAAACCGGCGGCGGACTTTCCCGCAAAACGGTGCTGGAACACCACCATGTGATTTCCACCATTATGGAACACGCCATCCGCAAGCATCTGATTGCGTTCAACCCCTGCCGCGATGCCACGCCGCCTGTGGCAGACCCGCCGATGCCGAACTACTACCAGCCCGCCGATCTAACACTGATCCGTCAGGCTTTGGAGAACGAGAGCGTCAAGTGGTACACGCTGATCCACGTGCTGATGCTCTACGGCATCCGGCGCGGGGAGTGCGCGGGCATCAAGCTGAGTGCCGTAGACCTGAGGGGCAAGACCATCACCATCTGTTCCTGCGTCATGTACGACCCAAAGAACGGTGTGTACGAGAAGCCCTACCCCAAAAAGCGCAAGCCGCGTCAGCTGCCGATTACCCCGCAGATGGACGAAATCCTGCGCCGCTACCTGAAGTGGCGCGGCGAACAGCCCGAATGGTACGGGGACCTCTGGCAGGAAAGTGGCTACTTGTTTACCAATGAGTACGGTGGACCTATGAATCCGGACAACATTACACAGTATCTGAACCGTATGGGGGACAGGCTGCAAAAGGAAAACCCGAATTTTCCCCACCTGAACCCCCACGCCTTCCGCCATGCCGTTGCGTCCATCCTTGTGGCGAACGGTACCGACATTGTGACGACAGCTGCCTTTATCGGTGACAAACCCGCCACCGTTTCCGAGCGCTATGCCCACGTCATCGACTCCGCCAAAATCAGGGCGGGGGACACCCTGAGCAGCGTGATTTTCGGAGATGGTAACAAATGA
- a CDS encoding PfkB family carbohydrate kinase, translated as MKLIALGDNVIDYYHNTQECFPGGNAVNVAVHAARLGAQAEYLGSLGDDKMAHIVEKALRENGVDISHCPVLRGRTTKVCSYDVVNGERSFIEVITGESWTGPLQIGAQELDELKTADLIVSSCNAKMPEQMAAVQALPAVFAYDFGEKEKYRTDAYYDEVCHGIDLAMLSCKPMDKTAFAELCAPLHRRGVVHILATMGAAGQMLSVQGKIVEKTTQMVEASDTMGAGDSFLAAFLCSLYTAGWQKAKPMPEQALLAALAAGQQVSARNCMAQGGFGCKAEISPDGTE; from the coding sequence ATGAAACTGATTGCATTAGGGGATAACGTAATAGACTATTACCACAACACACAGGAGTGTTTCCCCGGCGGCAATGCGGTAAACGTCGCAGTTCATGCTGCGCGGCTGGGGGCACAGGCCGAGTATCTCGGCTCCCTTGGCGATGACAAGATGGCACATATTGTGGAGAAAGCACTCCGGGAAAACGGCGTGGACATCAGCCATTGCCCCGTTTTACGGGGGCGTACCACCAAGGTGTGCAGCTATGATGTGGTCAACGGGGAGCGCAGCTTTATCGAGGTGATCACCGGGGAAAGCTGGACCGGCCCGCTGCAGATCGGTGCGCAGGAGCTGGACGAGCTGAAAACCGCCGATCTGATCGTCAGCAGCTGCAACGCCAAAATGCCCGAACAGATGGCGGCTGTGCAGGCGCTGCCCGCTGTGTTCGCCTATGACTTCGGCGAAAAGGAGAAGTACCGCACCGATGCCTACTATGACGAGGTTTGCCACGGCATAGATCTGGCGATGCTTTCCTGCAAGCCGATGGACAAGACTGCCTTTGCGGAATTGTGCGCACCACTGCATCGTCGCGGCGTGGTGCATATTCTGGCCACAATGGGCGCAGCCGGACAAATGTTGTCTGTACAAGGGAAAATCGTGGAAAAGACTACCCAAATGGTAGAGGCAAGTGATACAATGGGGGCAGGAGATTCTTTCCTTGCTGCCTTCCTCTGCTCGCTGTATACTGCGGGGTGGCAAAAGGCAAAGCCCATGCCGGAGCAGGCGCTTCTGGCTGCACTGGCTGCCGGGCAGCAGGTCTCGGCACGCAACTGCATGGCACAGGGCGGCTTTGGCTGTAAAGCGGAAATCTCCCCAGACGGCACCGAATAA
- a CDS encoding PTS system mannose/fructose/sorbose family transporter subunit IID, giving the protein MASNKITKKDLNEMAVRSMAEQCCFSFERMQAVGFCYGMTKCFRKIHGDNNEEMAAAMANNLDFINTEPHMAAILQGLIVSMEEAGQDREMIHSLKTGLFGPLAGLGDAIWWYTAMPIIASICCSLATQNNVLGPIFYILFWALTAIFSRIWFVRLGYNAGVSSIKFIGDNAAYISKAAGILGVMVVGGLIPSYVSFAFPETLVISSVSVQGIFDSIMPNILPLGFVFLLYWLFKKKNVNTMKLILLVIALSVALSFLGIM; this is encoded by the coding sequence ATGGCATCTAATAAGATTACCAAAAAAGACCTCAACGAAATGGCCGTCCGCTCTATGGCGGAGCAGTGCTGCTTCAGCTTTGAGCGTATGCAGGCCGTAGGCTTCTGCTACGGCATGACCAAGTGCTTCCGTAAGATTCACGGCGACAACAATGAGGAAATGGCCGCCGCGATGGCAAACAACCTCGACTTCATCAACACCGAGCCGCACATGGCCGCGATCCTGCAGGGCCTGATCGTCTCCATGGAGGAGGCAGGTCAGGATCGTGAGATGATCCACAGCCTGAAAACCGGTCTGTTCGGACCTCTGGCAGGTTTGGGCGACGCCATCTGGTGGTACACCGCCATGCCCATCATTGCCTCTATCTGCTGCTCTCTGGCAACGCAGAACAATGTTCTGGGCCCCATCTTCTACATCCTGTTCTGGGCACTGACCGCTATCTTCAGCCGCATCTGGTTCGTGCGTCTGGGCTACAATGCCGGTGTAAGCTCCATCAAGTTCATCGGTGATAACGCCGCTTATATCAGCAAGGCTGCCGGTATTCTGGGCGTTATGGTCGTCGGCGGACTGATCCCCAGCTATGTATCCTTTGCTTTCCCCGAAACGCTTGTCATCTCCAGCGTTTCCGTGCAGGGCATCTTTGATTCCATCATGCCCAACATTCTGCCGCTGGGCTTTGTGTTCCTGCTCTACTGGCTGTTCAAGAAGAAGAATGTCAACACCATGAAGCTGATCCTGCTGGTCATTGCTTTGTCGGTTGCACTGTCCTTCCTGGGCATCATGTAA
- a CDS encoding HAD family hydrolase, with translation MKPIKAVIFDMDGVLIDSEPVYLHHQYTQLKPSYPWITLESMYPLVGISGQEYMPFMAKLCRRTDDAAFRQEMDAMNAGCRVYYPDILRKEVRPLLHELKQMGLQVALASSSSRECIEQVLDQCEIRELFDCIVSGHEFTRSKPDPEIYRFTMDKLRRKPEECLIVEDSTYGVQAGTAAGGVVAALRDERFPFDQRAAQLHIDSLAELPALAACGGIRIRAAFFDVDGTLITVGGHRMPPGVAPALQALQRSGVQVFLCTGRHALEIEEENMLPGITVDGAVYMNGQLCELQGQIVRETPIPAGDLSALKQFLQKKNRSCIFLEKDRMYANCVDSRMEVEQAKIGTAVPAVRDISDLENRRIYQVIPFVNEEEEEELLRQMPHCRTKRWGDAVVDLMSRTGGKENGIRALCAAIGITTEETIAFGDADNDLEMLQLAGIGVAMGNALPQVCACADMVTDTVENDGIAHALQKLKLIG, from the coding sequence ATGAAGCCGATCAAGGCAGTCATCTTTGATATGGACGGCGTGCTGATCGACAGTGAACCGGTCTACCTGCACCATCAGTATACGCAGCTGAAACCGTCCTACCCGTGGATCACCCTGGAAAGCATGTACCCGTTGGTGGGCATTTCCGGGCAGGAATATATGCCCTTTATGGCGAAACTCTGCCGCCGCACCGACGATGCCGCATTCCGGCAGGAAATGGACGCCATGAACGCCGGCTGCCGGGTGTATTACCCGGACATTCTGCGCAAGGAGGTTCGCCCGCTGCTGCATGAATTAAAGCAGATGGGGCTGCAGGTAGCCCTTGCAAGCAGCAGCAGCCGGGAATGTATTGAGCAGGTTCTGGACCAATGCGAGATTCGGGAACTGTTTGACTGTATCGTCAGCGGTCACGAATTTACCCGCAGTAAGCCGGACCCTGAAATTTACCGCTTCACCATGGACAAGCTCAGGCGCAAGCCGGAGGAATGTCTGATCGTGGAGGACTCCACCTACGGTGTGCAGGCGGGTACGGCGGCAGGCGGCGTTGTGGCTGCCTTGCGGGACGAAAGATTCCCGTTTGACCAGCGGGCAGCGCAGCTGCATATCGACAGCCTTGCCGAACTGCCTGCGCTGGCGGCGTGCGGCGGAATAAGGATACGCGCCGCCTTCTTTGATGTGGACGGCACCCTGATTACCGTGGGCGGGCATCGGATGCCGCCCGGCGTAGCCCCTGCGTTGCAGGCTTTACAGCGCAGCGGTGTGCAGGTGTTTCTGTGTACCGGCCGCCACGCGCTGGAAATCGAGGAAGAAAACATGCTGCCCGGCATCACGGTTGACGGTGCTGTTTATATGAACGGCCAGCTCTGCGAGCTGCAGGGGCAGATCGTGCGGGAAACGCCCATTCCTGCCGGGGATCTGTCGGCATTGAAACAGTTCTTACAGAAAAAGAACCGCAGCTGCATTTTTCTTGAAAAAGACAGGATGTACGCCAACTGTGTGGACTCCCGCATGGAGGTCGAGCAGGCAAAAATCGGCACCGCCGTGCCGGCTGTGCGGGACATTTCCGATCTGGAAAACCGCCGCATATATCAAGTCATTCCCTTCGTGAACGAGGAGGAAGAAGAAGAACTGCTGCGGCAGATGCCCCATTGCCGGACAAAGCGCTGGGGGGATGCTGTGGTGGATCTGATGAGCCGAACCGGCGGCAAGGAAAACGGTATCCGTGCCCTGTGTGCGGCAATCGGTATCACCACGGAGGAAACCATTGCCTTTGGAGATGCCGACAACGATTTGGAAATGCTGCAGCTGGCCGGTATCGGCGTGGCAATGGGCAATGCCCTGCCGCAGGTGTGTGCCTGTGCCGATATGGTCACAGACACCGTGGAAAATGACGGCATCGCCCATGCACTCCAAAAATTAAAACTGATTGGATAA